Proteins encoded within one genomic window of Terriglobia bacterium:
- a CDS encoding amino acid adenylation domain-containing protein: MSESLTAIFRRTVRDFGNRPAVAGPNRTISYAELDSISDGIAGSLRKIGIRPGARVGILRRKSIETVAGIYGALKAGCAYVPIDSKMGIDRLAAVLNDAGLAALIIEPLLMPKFQELIAKNLTPRLANAASYGEILRFSNPAEELSPVNDLAYILYTSGSTGIPKGVQHSHASALAFVSWATTEFALSCSDRLSCHAPFHFDLTTFDLFCAAMAGACVVLIPDEVVMFPGQVASLIEKEAITVWYSVPFALIQMVERGNLAGRRQALREVIFAGERFPPAQLRRLAATLPEVQLTNLFGPTETNVCTYHRLSPDDLASDEFCPIGRPCPYASVVVIDADGNEAGAGEMGELLVGGSSLMAGYLNRPELNKKVFVTRPTSGRPERFFRTGDLVTAPAGGPIRFHGRVDRQVKVRGFRIELDEIESALANCAGVIAAAAWVKNDTNGFAEVRAAVAAGSASAGLTGDDLIVQVRGALAQAAVPAQVLVLNDLPRSVNGKIDYAALAASAR, encoded by the coding sequence ATGTCTGAATCGCTCACCGCGATCTTTCGTCGTACCGTCAGGGATTTCGGAAACCGTCCCGCAGTGGCCGGGCCAAACCGGACCATCTCCTATGCAGAACTTGATTCCATCTCTGATGGCATCGCTGGATCTCTGCGCAAGATCGGAATCAGGCCGGGCGCAAGGGTTGGCATTCTTAGAAGGAAAAGCATAGAGACCGTAGCAGGCATCTATGGCGCCCTCAAAGCCGGCTGCGCTTATGTGCCGATTGACAGCAAGATGGGGATTGACCGGCTGGCAGCCGTTCTCAACGATGCTGGGTTGGCAGCGTTGATCATTGAGCCTTTATTGATGCCGAAGTTCCAGGAACTAATCGCAAAAAATCTAACGCCCCGGCTTGCAAATGCAGCTTCTTATGGCGAGATACTCCGGTTTTCCAATCCCGCAGAAGAGCTTTCGCCGGTCAACGACCTGGCATACATTCTGTATACTTCAGGCTCCACGGGAATCCCCAAAGGAGTCCAGCACTCACACGCAAGCGCTCTGGCCTTTGTATCCTGGGCAACGACTGAGTTTGCCCTTTCATGCAGTGATCGGTTGAGCTGCCATGCGCCTTTCCATTTCGACCTCACGACCTTCGACCTCTTCTGTGCGGCCATGGCGGGGGCGTGCGTTGTCTTAATTCCGGATGAAGTCGTTATGTTTCCCGGCCAGGTGGCCTCGCTCATTGAGAAGGAAGCAATCACCGTCTGGTATTCGGTGCCGTTTGCTCTCATACAGATGGTGGAGCGCGGCAATCTTGCTGGTCGTCGCCAAGCTCTGCGCGAGGTGATCTTTGCCGGAGAACGCTTTCCACCCGCCCAATTGCGGCGGCTTGCCGCAACGCTGCCTGAAGTGCAATTAACGAACCTGTTTGGACCAACGGAAACCAATGTGTGTACTTATCATCGGCTTTCGCCGGATGATCTGGCCAGTGATGAATTCTGCCCGATTGGCCGGCCATGCCCCTACGCTTCAGTTGTCGTGATTGATGCAGACGGAAATGAGGCAGGGGCAGGTGAAATGGGGGAATTGCTGGTCGGCGGCTCTTCTTTGATGGCAGGCTATCTGAACAGGCCGGAACTGAACAAAAAGGTATTTGTGACCAGACCGACATCAGGGCGACCGGAGCGGTTTTTCCGAACCGGCGATCTGGTCACCGCACCGGCCGGCGGGCCCATACGTTTCCACGGACGTGTTGACCGGCAGGTGAAAGTGCGGGGATTCCGCATTGAACTCGATGAAATTGAAAGTGCGCTGGCGAACTGTGCCGGGGTGATTGCCGCAGCCGCGTGGGTCAAAAATGACACCAATGGGTTTGCCGAAGTGCGGGCCGCTGTTGCGGCGGGCTCCGCATCAGCCGGCCTGACCGGTGATGATCTTATTGTGCAGGTCAGGGGCGCCCTTGCCCAGGCTGCGGTTCCAGCGCAAGTCCTTGTTCTGAACGACCTGCCTCGAAGTGTGAACGGCAAAATTGACTACGCCGCTTTGGCAGCCTCAGCTCGGTAA
- a CDS encoding MbtH family protein gives MANPFDDETGEVFVLVNDELQYSLWPAFREIPSGWTAVGPRGSRKECLDYIEEHWTDMRPRSLVEQMNKDAGVRG, from the coding sequence ATGGCGAACCCATTTGATGACGAAACCGGCGAAGTTTTCGTGCTGGTGAACGATGAACTTCAATATTCGCTATGGCCGGCATTTCGTGAAATTCCATCCGGCTGGACGGCTGTTGGCCCACGCGGCAGCCGAAAAGAATGTCTCGATTATATTGAAGAACATTGGACCGACATGCGTCCCAGAAGTCTCGTGGAACAGATGAATAAAGATGCCGGGGTGCGCGGCTGA